The Hordeum vulgare subsp. vulgare chromosome 7H, MorexV3_pseudomolecules_assembly, whole genome shotgun sequence DNA window acgcggaggtgccgtagttcggcactggatcggaatcacaccgtgatctgaatcgccgcgagtacgactccatcaaccgcgttctagtaacgcttctgcttagcgatcttcaaaggtatgaagatgcactgacccctctctcgttgctggtctctccataggaagatctgaatatgcgtaggattttttttgaatttatgctacgttacccaataacGTGTTGGCAATGGCAGATAAATTGGATGGTGTGCAATGGCGCAATCTGATAAGGGGATGCCTCAAATTGGCATGATATTCAGAAGTCGAGAGGAGGCTTGGTTGTTTTGGGTAGCATATGGTGGTCGTGTAGGCTTTGATGTGAGGAAAAGGTACACCAATGTGAGCAAATTTGATGGTAAGGTAACTTCCTGCAGATATGTTTGTGCCAATGAAGGTCATCGGAAAAAGACGCAAAGAGAATCCATTCAGAAGTGCTTTAGAGCTGAGACAAGAATTGATTGCAAAGCTCGAGTGACTCTTACATTGGATCGAGGGTCTGGAAATTTGGAAGTCACAGATGTAGTTCTTGAACATAATCACTTGCTTCACTTGCCACAAACCCGCCACCTCATGGTGTCCCAAAGGAAATTTTCAGAATTTCAAGCATATGAAATTGAAGCTGCGGATGATTCTGGAATTAGGCCTAAAGCTTCATATGAGCTTGCTACACGTCAGGTTGGTGGACCGCTTAATCTCAGCTACACTTGTCGCGACCATAAAAATCTTTTGCAAAGCAAGAGGCAAAGAGAGTTGGCTTTTGGTCAGGCAGGGAGCATGTTAAAATACTTCGGTGGAAAAGTTGCTCAAAATCCATCATTTCAATATGCTTTGCAACTAGATTGTGAGGAGAACATATCAAACATTTTCTGGGCTGATGCTAAAAAGATGCTAGACTATGCACACTTTGGCGATGTTGTTACATTTGACACTACTTTTGACACAAACAAGGAATATAGGCCATTTGGTGTTTTTCTTGGGCTCAATCAATTTAGGGAGACTACAGTTTTTGGTGCTGCACTAATGTTGGTGCTGCACAAATTCATTGAAGAACCATTTGAAATCTGATTTTCATATTGTTAGATTTTTAAAACATTTTGAAAGGATAGTGGAACAAAAAAGAAACAGGGAGCTGGAATCTGAATTTGAAGCAAGAAAaaacataccaagaatcaagatgAGCACACCTATCTTGGTACAAGCAAGCAAAGTGTACACTCCAacaatttttgaagcttttcaaagtGAGTATGAAAGATCCATGGCTGCATGTAGTAGAGCATTGGATGGAAACAAATATGTTGTTGCTATTGGTAGTTTGCATGGTGATTCAACTTTTGAGGATGAACACATAGTGATAGGTGATCCTTTTAACCAAACAGCAACATGCACTTCTGGAATGTTTGAAAGGGCAGGAGTGTTGTGTGGACATGGATTGAAAGTTCTTGATTTGATGAACATAAAAACACTACCAACACATTATGTCTTGAAGAGATGGACTAGGGAAGCACGCAAAGGAAGTATATTGGATAGGCAAGGAAGGAATGTGGTAGAAAATACGAAACTGGAAGCTATGCTTCGGTACAAGGAACTATCTCATAAATTTCATAGTATGGCATTTAAAATAGCATACTCTACAGAATGTTGTGTGCTATTAGAAAATGCCCTTGATTGCGTCGGTTCACAATTGGAGGAAAAACTCAATGCATCTACTAGTGCTATGAATGAACCGAGTCATGACCAAGAAAATGCTAACCCAAATGTGCAGCAAAGAGATGACTTGCTAAGAGCTACTAAACTGAAGAAAAAGGAGGTTCAACCCAAAaattcaaagagaaagaaaaattggCTTGATAAGTTGCACAAGGCCAAGCGCAAGGCAACTAAACCTGTTGTTTCGACCAAGAAAGAACCAAAGGTATATTCTAATATGAAGATAACAATTTATTTTGTCATTTGTTAATACACTAAAAGGTTGAACTTTCATTGgcagcaaaaaaaagaaaaatacagATGTACAACCCCAAGTGGAAGTGAAGAATGATGGCAAGAAGGGACTTGCAAATGTGGAAAATGAACAGTACACTGCCTCGAGAGCTTTACTCGTCTCCTCACAGCTCCCTTTGCTTGTGAAGATCCTCGTCTTTATGGTAGAAATTTGTTCTAATATCTAGATGTTGGTTACATGATACTTTGGGGGTTAACTATAGTTATCTGGATGTATTTTGATGGCTAACTATAGTCTTTTGTGGCCTAAGTGTAGAAGTGAAATGGCCTATTATGTAACAGAGTTGAATGTTTATTCATCAATGTGAAGTGGTTGACTATTTATGCTACATGTTCAATGTTTGTTTCTTTGATTGTTTCAGACTTTTTGTGTCTGATTTATTCAGTCACTCCATGTACAGCTGAAAACTATCAAGGCTGTGCTTTTTTGCCTTGAGTGAATACTGTCCATAGGATGTGAATGAATGGTAGATATTGTGGGGTAAGGCTCTCCGTGACTTGGTGAAGCCGAGTCACTGAAGCTGCGTCCGCAACTAGTAGGGTAAGAAAGAAGGAAAACACTTTTGCTCtagaaaaagaggagaaaaaggaaacgcACGAGCAGctcgttcaaaaaaaaaaaaaaaaaggaaacgcaCGAGCAGAGCTCATCCTGTGTTGGGCGTGGCGGTGCTGTGCTTCATCGATCCCCACCCAAATCGGAGCCACGCTCGCCGGCGAGatccttttccaccaccgcactGATTCCTCCCTCCAAGCCTCCTCTCCATCCCGGACCTCACGCCATCGCGGACTGGCTGGCCGGGGACTCTTAGGCGCCGGAGACCGGAGGGGGATTTGCCGGCGACCGGAGAGGAGAGGCTCGCGCTTCGGAAACGGTCGTTGTCGTCGCCACAGAGACGTGGGCGCACGCGCGGCGGACCTAGTGGAGGCCACTCCGGTAAGCGCCAATTTGTTAGCCGGATCCACTTTTTTTTTTTAGGACGCCGCATCCATCGCTTTATTAAGCTCTGCATCAGCAAAGCTGTCACCAGGTAGAATAACTAGAGACTTGTATGGATAGCCGTAGGTAGGTGTATATACCACAGGGTTACAGGGGCGCAGTGGGAAAGCAAGCTATAACAATAAAAGAGAAATAATTCGATTTTTTTGCTTGTCTTTTGACTTGTTAAGTTCGGTGGAATTATTATGAAGTTAAACATATTGAGGTAGTTGGAAAGATAAATCCAAGGAACACACGATAACTGTAGGTGACTTTCCAAATCTTTTGAAACTTACCGTATTAAAGAACTTGAAGTTCGAGGAAAGCCCTGTAAATTTTGGGACACTTGTGGGCTCGAGCTTGTGGGTGACCTTAAAAAAAATGCTTGCTAGGTGACACCCATTTTTGCAGAGAAATATTAATGTAGATTTATGTATTTGCACCACACCATGTGAAGGTAAATTGTAACAAACCATGTAATGTAACTTCATTCTCATGTGGATAAAAGTAAGGGGAACTCTACTTTAACAAAAAACGGGCTGCAAATTCTCTAGGACTGCTGTCACCGAACCATTCAATGTTCCGTCGACCTTCCAAATAGGGTGATCTGAAAAGTGAAACATATGTTAATGAATGAGGACCAACGAAATGCCTGTACAACAGAACTATTTTATTTGGAAATGATGATGTGAATTCTTTTGTAGGACAGAAAGACAAAGGGGTAGGGGTAGCTATCATTCAAACTTACCTGTGTTGGAATCTTTTACAGAGTTTGATTGCCCACGGAGTAATTGCCATGGACGAGCAGTTCATCCTCCGTGTGCCCCCTTCTGTGGCGGAGCACATCGAGCGTCTTATGAACGAATCTGCTGCTGGCTCATCCTCCAACCCCGAGGACGCCTCCCTCGACCTCTCCTTCTCAGGTGACCCCCacctctcttcttcttcgcccTGCAAATTCTACTTCCCGTTTCCACGGGAAATTGTTGCAGAGTGGTACAACTGCGGATCTGAGGAGCAACAGACATGGGTATTTCTCGGAGAATACACTGCAACAGGGACGGTTATTTGTTAGATAGTTTGCTGGCGGGGCAGCATGCTAGCATGCGGTTTGACGAACTACTAACTGGCATTGGGGTACCCTGCACTAGCAATATCCGATATCTCGCACTACTGACTTGCATCATGGTATATTGGTATGTGTTAAGTATTCTTGGTAGTTTGGAGCGAATGGGTCATTGCCTGCCGGCCGGCGATTACACGCTTCATTGTGCTATCTCCTATCTGCAAAATGAATGAAGTGAACCATGATTAACACTGTATTTCTTGATGCCCTAGATTTGCACTGACAGGTTGGAATGTGTTGTTAGCAGATTAGTCTGTTGTAACTGTCTCATTAACACAATTCAAATGAGCATGCTTGCTCGCAGATTAAATAGACAATTGAAGTATCACTGGAGCAAAAAACTCCACACCTGTGTTGTTTCTTTGTAGCTTAACCGCTGCTGAGTTCTAGATATTTATCTACGGATGGGATCAGATCAGTTTGAAGATCTCACTTAATTGTTTTCTGTGTTCTTTTTCCCCTTTCCACAAGTTACTGAGATTGCATTTATTGGCTCAGTTGTgcttaacttgccttatttgtacAGAACCATGTACAGAACCATGAAACCAGTCTATATTGGCAACAATATAGACACTTGGGTCAGTAAATATATGATTCTGAAAAGGTTAGTCTTTTTGATAGTGGCATGCCAGGTTCTTACTAGACAACCTCTAGTTATATCCTTCAAATGCTGATAAATTAATTCATGACAAACTTTAGATTTAGCACTGTGTATGTGCAATTCAGTTTATGCGTTAGTTTCCTGTAATAGTACAACACAATGGTTTCTCTTGGTTTTTGAGAATACAACTTACTACAGTAGTATGTACTTGTTATCAGGACTGATCTTTACTTAATCCTTATCGCCTTCTGGTTGATGGCATTTTTCCTCCTACAGATGATGGAAGAAGTGGCACATTTATGATTGGTAACCAGAGCTTTCCTgcatctctcttggatctcccaACTGTTGTGGAGTCATATAAGACATATGATGATTCATTTTTAGTTAAAGCTGCTGATATTGGTCAGGTAAAAGTGAAGGTTTGTGTATATATCTCGTTACCTTGTAGGCCTTATAATCATTTTAAACTGGAACAGATGGTAATGGTAAGAGAAGATGTTGATCCTGCTCCAGAAGAAGTTGAATACAAGCATGGACTTACTCCTCCAATGAGGGACGCACGCAGGCGACGTTACCGCAGAGAGCCTGACTTGAATGTATGTGAATTGACTACCCTTCAGCTATATTTTTTTGCCATGTTGATTGAAATATAATGTTAGTCAGTATGCTAAACCTTGCATGCACTCATTTTTGCAGGCAGAGCTTGTTCATCGAGTTGAGAAGGATCTTATAAGTATTATGCATGGAGTGTCTGTCAGTATCCTTTTGGTCCGTGGGATATGTGAAATGTTTCACCTTATTGCAATGGTATAAATGGGAGTAATTTGTTTCTTTCTGTACTGTTTAGTTAGTGGTTTAGCACTTCCATTGGCTCATCAACTTCGTAATGAATAATCTGCTTGCCCTTTACTTTGGAAACCGTTATGTCTATATGTAGTTCCTTTGTTGATAAGGATAATGAGATGAATCTTCTAAGCATGCCGTTATAGTGATTGCTTATAGATGTTTCCAAACCTAACCTTTTTAAAAGTTTGACACCGACGTCATAGGTTTTGTATCACGAGTGCATTGCATTCATTGGTCAAACCATCATAGAAAGGAAACCTCGCCGTTTATATGCCAATCTGTCAACGTAtaaagttctttaacttgtttgtAGACCAAAATGCTAGTGTAACTGGAGCTGGTGAAGGTGGTGACCGCAAGAAAGCTGCACCAGCTCCTGCACCCAAGCCTGACGCTCAAGAGCCTGCTGCAAATGCCGAAGAAGCTGAGCCTGAGAGGAGTGACTCTGATGACTCGGAGAACTGAAGTGGGCCAGAATAGATAGTGCAGTTGCCGTTGGCCAAGCAAACCAGTGATTTTAGCGATTCAGACTAAATAACGTGTATTTTTACCAAGCAGGGGTGCTTATTGTCTTGTTAGGACCTATTAAATGCTGCTGCCATTTTCTCATGACGAGTTTCGCATTAAAATTCTGTTTTTTCAAGAACTGGTTTTCAATTAACTGGGAATAGTTTGTGCTCGTAAAGATGACCTTAATGCACTCGTTTGAAGGCAGCACAGAAAGCAACACTGAGCAGCTGAGTGGTTTGAACTCTCACACCAGCAAACTGAATGAGAGATGATCGGTACTTTAGGTCTTCCAGAGCATGTGCAAGCAGATTTGAGGCAACTGAAGAGTGACATCTTCAGAATTCTGCAAAGCAGATTTCAGGCAACTGAAGAGTGACATCTTCAGAATTTTGAGAAGCAGATGGAGGTACTGCTGCCACGATCAACCACTAGCTTTGATAGAGCTCTGATTGTGTCCTGTGAGTTCAGTTTCATATAAATATATGAGCTGGTTCGTACCATTTTCTTCTTTATCTTGTTTTTCAGTGGGCATAGTCCCTTGTCTCTTCGTGATATGTTATCTAAAATCATAAAATGTCAGGGTATGCAAGTGTTTTGTTTTCAGCATATTGCTTAAGTTAAAAGATGGTTTTAAAAACATGCAAAATCCTGTATCATCATGTGGCATGCTCAGACCTCGTTTGCGTTCTAAAGCAGCTAATGTGGTATGATTGGGTCCAAAATTTTCTTCTTTGGGCAGGGGGTTATTATCACAGTCAGATCTTTCGATAAGAAGTTGCTCAAGTGTTCAAAGGCAGCCTGATCTGGACCAGTCCCCGTCGATCATCGAGACCCAGCTCTAAGCAAAACTTGAGTAGTATCGTCGTACTTGTAAGATTGAGTAGTATGGTCGTACTTGTAAGATCAAGAGGTATATCGTGTTCGCAGTATCGTTATACTTGCAAGTTGTAACACATCTTGCTGGTGGCATTTATGGCATCTGCTCTTGTTCTTGACTGGTGTTATCTGGATGACATGGTAGAGATGCCTTGTCTGGTTTATAAAGCAGTGTCATCCTCTCAGTAGCCGCTCTGTAGCATGTACATCAACTAACCCCTAGTTAATGTTGGTCCAAGGAGGCAACTTGTAGTCTTTTCTCAGGTGCTTTAAATTGTACACAAGTGTGTTAGTGAAATTCATTTTTGTGGAGAATGAGTCAGTGTAATAggcatgttgttgttctttgATTTGACTTGAGATGTCAGTCATTTTTTGTACAAAATGTTACTTCAGTCTCACATAATAAAGCAACTCTCAACTGCACAGAATTTTAGTACTCTTATACCAATAAACTGGATGAGACATCCTTAATCCTTTGGGTGCTATCCTCTGAATTTTTACGGAGAAAGTCCGTCACTTGTTTTGGCACAACTCCGaaagatttatttatttttcgttTGGAAAAATTATGACGTCTGCAATGGTAGCATgcgcatatactccctccgttcctaaatataagtcttttaagcgatttcaccaagggtctacatacggagcaaaatgattgaatttatactctaaagtatgtctatatacatccgtatgttgtccactagtgaaatctctacaaagacttatatttaggaacggagggagtagtaagtacTCATCAGCATGATTCACCAACATGTGGAAGTGGAATCTTTCTTATGTCTATACATGTGTGGATTCAAGTTGTGTGTCGGTTCGTAACATTGCCCTGCGAATCTTTTTCTTGCATGCTCTTTTATGTTTTAAGGTGTATTCAAAAGCATGCACGTTTCTATAGACAGTGGCAGTTTGAGCCTCACCAACAACTTTTCAGTGCCTCCATGGAACCAAGAGGCACTAGGTGGTGCCTTATTTGAAGACGACAACGAGGACTATGGGCATTTCCATCCTTggcttttgttttatttatttttagattATGTGTTGGTCGGTATGCTGAATGTGTGCATTCTTGATGCTTTGTCATCATGGTCTTGCCAAGACTGAGCGCCTGTTCGGCGGCCCTCCACGGAGTGGAGCGGGCGAAGCGTCCTTTTACCAGCTCTGCAAATTTTAACTGACTGCCACTCCGCTCCGGCAAGAAGTCGCGGAGCGGAGGGACTCCGAACGCACCCTGAGTTTACCTATTCTGTCTTAGCCTGATGTCTTAATGAAATTGCCAATTATAAAAAATCACCtcgcactttaaaaatgttataatCCCTCTATGATGTAGGAGGACACTGATTATTATTTATGTGTGTAATGTCTTTAAGCTGTACAATATCAGATTGAGGAGCATGCAAAGGATTTCAAGACCTAACTGCAGGAGAACATACATACTCACAAGTCGTAAACATTTGGTAGTTCAAGACGAATGATAAGAGATGGGTATTTATGAAGTGTTGGTGCTTCTCTATTTACTCCTGCTCTCGTAGGACGCTACCCCCCTTCTTTTATTGTAGCCCAtcattttgtgttttctcaaaaCAAATTGAGGCGGAAGTACCCCTATCACCCTTCTCGACCTTCTGTCAAGTCCATCCTATATATGCCTTGCTGCTTTCACAAGAAAAATGAAGAATTGGTTGAGGTTGCGCGTGTCGGCTCGTTAGCCTGGGAATGGGAGGTACCGGGACGTGAGAATTTGGTACATAGGTATCTTGTCCATCATAGTGGAAAATTATTGCATGTTAGATGTGTTGCCCATGTAGTGAATCATGTGACTAAAGATGGGCTAGATGCAATGGCGTCGGTTGTTGAGAGAATAAGAGTATCAGTACAATATGTCAAGACTTCGCAAGGTAGAATGGAGAGATTTGATGAGATGATTGCGTGGGTGGGACTTGCTTGTAATAACCATCCTTCGCTAGATGTGCCTACATGATGGAATTCaacgtacctaatgtttgaacCAGCAGTGTCATTCAGAGCAGCATTTGAAACCTTGAAAAATGCTGACAATGATTATGAATTCGCTCCTTCAGCTAGTGAATGGGAGATGGACGAAGCTATTTGCCATCTTTTGGGGGCTTTCTACACAACCACAAAGAAAATTTCAGGTAGGACATATCCCACCTCTCACCTTTACTTCTATGAGGTCTAGAACGTGAAGCTGGTAATGGACAAGGATGTCTTAAGTAAAAAATCCTACCATTGTTGCCATGGTGAAAGAGATGGAGaagaaataaatcaaatattttGAGGATTCATTCCTAACAAGTTGTTTGTCGGTGATATTTGATCCGAGGTACAAATATGAATACATTGAGTTCCTATTGACTGCAGCTTTTGGTGATGGCATCAATAAGTATCTTACCATGGTAAAGAATGCGATGAAGATCCTATTTGCTGAATATGCATCTCAAGTTGAAAACACTTCTGATGAAGGTGATGAGCTTGTAGAGGAGGATGGGGAGGGTACTCTTGATGATTGGCATACGCATTTGACATTGAAAAGATACCACAACACGAATGAGCTACAATGATATCTTGAAGAAGACTTGTTTCCTCGCCGACAAAAGTTGGATATCTTAAAGTGGTGGGAGATTCACCCCAAAGTATCTGATGCTTGTGGATATAGCACGGGACATATTGGCAGTATCCACGTCTATAGTGCCCGTGGAGGCTGCATTCGGCAATACTCGAAGGATCTTCACTGATCAGAGAAGTAGTTTGACCCTGAGTACTATTGAGACGCCTATGTGCCTCGAGGATTGGCTTCGATCAGCCGGTAATATGTTTTCATTATTTTTCAATACTTTATTTAATACCGTCCATGTTGAATGTTTCATTTTGAATGCATCCAGTATTGCAAATTACCAAAAGGCAGAACCAACAGTCGGAGACCATGGTAGTGACCAAGATGATGCTGGAACCACATAGGCAATTATGCTAGTCATGCGTTGCACCTTCAGTACATTATTATATCATGATATATTTCTATTTTTTGAAAAGAGAGGACCCAACGGAGGTATTTGAAGAAATAGCAGCTTGCAACTACATGTTCATCCATtgaataaatagatcttgtccatCTTGGTTGATATAATTTTATAATAGGAGTGAACTTAGCAAGAGAGTGGAAATTGCCTTTTCTTGTCCATCTTCTTTTTCATAATATCATATAGTATTAGCTTTTCTTGATAAGAAAATAGCACTCTGTTTGATTGTTCACAGGATAATAGTTTTTCTTGTCCATTTTGCTTTTCATGATAAGCTTCAAAATATCTCTTGTGTGATATTGTATCTTGTAAAAAGTAAGGAGGTATTTGATCTCATTTGACATTGAACTATGTGTACTTGCAGGGCTCTTCAAAATGCATGCCAGAGGATTCAACATCTTGGAGATACTCGAAACTGGAATAGAAAAAGTGGCTCATGTCGACCATGTTTAGAGCATGCAGCCTTCTGATGTGTTCACAAATTTTCTATCATTTGTGGTGTGTATTGATGAAGTGATGTTCACTTATGAAGCAAAAATGGCGTTACAGTCTGGTTACATGTAGCCTGAACCAGAGCTATATTTGTTTCGGATGATTTCACTTGCAACtacccctctgttcctaaatacttgttgttgggaagaactagactagttctgtCCAACAACAAGTATTGTGATATAGAGGGAGTacaattcatatatatatatatgcatgtagtataCAGCCAAGCTTCATATATGCATGTTGTCTACGCCCGTTGTTCATATTTGCACATACTTTGTGACCTAGAATATATTTCGTATATCTGGACATATACGTCACATATCTACATGTTGTATACTTTGGAAAGTGGGAACCCACTTGATCCCACTTAACCCACGTAATTTTTACTGTGTTGTTGGCTATATAACCCACCAAAATATGTTGGGATTAAGTGAGACGTTGTCAGGCTCCCGCTATAAGTCCCACCTGCAGCCTGACTTTCTTCTGAGAAGCTGGATAGAGAGTCAAGGTGGCTGTTATTTGAGTTGAATTGGCAGAGCATGTACACTCACTTACCTTCTAAGCCTAAGCACAATACATATTGAAAATAAAAGCCGTGCACATGGTCTTCGAGTGAAAACCGATATATAGGAAAATATTACCTCATCGATTCGGGATATACAAACCGTAAAGGATATCTTGCTGCTTACAAAGGCCAAAAATACCATATACTAGAATTTTGCAATGGGCAAAAACAGGAGGAAAAATATGAGGTGTATAATCATGTTCACTCTGCACTTAGAAGTGTTGTTGAACGATCATTTGGAGTGCTGAAAGCTAGATGGCGCATCTTGAAGGGTGTACCTAGTTTCAACCCTCGTACACAAAAAAGGATTATTATTGCTTGTATGTCATTGCACAACTACATTTGTGAGACCAAGTTGCCCGACGAGGAGTTTGACAAATGTGTTGAAGATGAGAATTATGTTCCTGATGAGGACTTGGAATTATCTCGACTCCAAGTAGATAGTTTTCCGGCGAGACTTGACATCACGGACATGAACATAGTCCATGATAGAATTGCTAACTCCTTGATGACCTCGAATGAATCATAGAGTTCTTTCATCTCCTCACGGATGAACCACCATTCTACTTTGTTATTGGTGTAGAAGTGTTCATAATATTTTGCGCCGCTCCTAGTAATCTAGTTGTCGGGCTTTTGCTTCCAAAAAGTGTAAGATTTCGAATGTACTAATGTATTTATCAATGATGAAATGTTTGGGTTCAAGTGCTAGTTGATTATGTGATAAGTTGtttgttattttttgttatttttatttatgtggcACGTATTTATCCTTATAAAAATATGCTACTCTCTTGCGATGTTGAAATTATGATGTTATTATCTTTAAACACCATGCAACCAATCCTTCAGTCATTATGGGTATTTTAGACATTTATCTCCATAGCCACAACTCATACAGTTAGTTTTCCAAACGGCCTTCAGCTTTCTCACAGCATATTTTCCACAACATATTTTCCACAACATATATTCCGTAGCTGCTTTCAGAAATCCATAGTTCAACCAAACACAACCTATGAACATCAGTTTTAGGTGAAGGGGACTGTTGTGCGGTGGTGACAGTGGCATTTTCACCCAGCGCCTGTGCTGGGATGTCGGAAATGGTGGCCACAACAAATTGACTTTGATTTGGGGTGCTGATCCAGTATCGACTTTCTAGCTTAAGGGTAAAATCCCTAGGTCCGACCCATGTTGGTTATACCTGGCAATGGCTATGTCTTTACATTTGCATATGCCCGAACATGTTTTTCATGGTGGAAACCTAGAATCTAGAATTTAATGGTTGATCTTGTGGCGATGTCGTTTCTTTCTTGAAGAAGTTTCTATTGAGGAACATCGTTGTCTTTGTTGGGCAAGAAATTGTTGGTGCGGAtaaggttgttgatgtagtttGCCGAGCGTTGTTTTGATCGCTtcagttttttctttttcttcgctAAGGCATAGCTTTGGCCTTGTGTGGCTTTGCTCTTGCTGACATGTTTATTTGTTTGTGTGTGTGCATCGATGTTGGTTGTGTGAGAGGTCGAATGTGTATTCATTGTATTACTTTATTTCAAGTGAATAAAATCCATTCTTTATTGAAAAAAATAGAATATGACTGCacgtttttgttgggg harbors:
- the LOC123409804 gene encoding transcription initiation factor TFIID subunit 7-like isoform X3; translation: MDEQFILRVPPSVAEHIERLMNESAAGSSSNPEDASLDLSFSDDGRSGTFMIGNQSFPASLLDLPTVVESYKTYDDSFLVKAADIGQMVMVREDVDPAPEEVEYKHGLTPPMRDARRRRYRREPDLNAELVHRVEKDLISIMHGVSVICARKDDLNALV
- the LOC123409804 gene encoding transcription initiation factor TFIID subunit 7-like isoform X1; translation: MDEQFILRVPPSVAEHIERLMNESAAGSSSNPEDASLDLSFSDDGRSGTFMIGNQSFPASLLDLPTVVESYKTYDDSFLVKAADIGQMVMVREDVDPAPEEVEYKHGLTPPMRDARRRRYRREPDLNAELVHRVEKDLISIMHGVSVNQNASVTGAGEGGDRKKAAPAPAPKPDAQEPAANAEEAEPERSDSDDSEN
- the LOC123409804 gene encoding transcription initiation factor TFIID subunit 7-like isoform X2, coding for MDEQFILRVPPSVAEHIERLMNESAAGSSSNPEDASLDLSFSDDGRSGTFMIGNQSFPASLLDLPTVVESYKTYDDSFLVKAADIGQMVMVREDVDPAPEEVEYKHGLTPPMRDARRRRYRREPDLNAELVHRVEKDLISIMHGVSVSILLVRGICEMFHLIAMTKMLV